TTGTCATAGTTTTCCCCCTAAAATTGTTAATtacatttagcatttttaagCTAGCCAAGTACTAAAATGTACCTTATATATCAACAGCAAAGCAACATAATCATTCATGGTCTTCGTGTCCACCATTGCCGGTCTCAACCACCTAGCACAGTAATGGGTCCAGACTCAAAGATAATTTCACTAGGTCAAGTTGATGGAGATGCAATTAGATTGGTTACTGCATCGAAGGTCTGGCTTGACCATAATACACTTTATGAAAGTGAGGATGGTCTACTTGATGTCACTCGAGGTTCTACAGATATCACCATCTCTAACAACTGGTTCAAAAATCAGGACAAGGTCATACTCCTTGGACATGATGATGGGTTCTTACGTGACAAGAACATGAAGGTCACGGTCATGTACAACCATTTTGGACCTAATTGCAATCAAAGGATGCCAAGGTACGTAATTGATCCTCCACATTCAAAGAATTCTAGACATAAACTAGTcgatcatatatttatgaagcCACAaccatataatatattaaatcaaCTATCATATGCACACAAATAAACTTTGCAGAATTCGGTTCGGATATGCACATGTGGTGAACAACCTTTACCAGGGATGGATGCAATATGCTATAGGGGGAAGCATGAATCCTAGTGTCAAGAGTCAAGCCAACTTGTTCATTGCACCAAAATTAGGGAACAAAGAGGTAAAATTTCATTGCTTCCATTATCATTTGAGTAACAAAAATGCATATACCCATACTAACACAAACACAATGCATAACATTAATATTAACAGGTGACGTGGAGAAATGGTGAAAAAGGGACATGGAAATTCTACTCTGTGaatgatgtatttgaaaatggaGCTAGATTCATTGAAACGGGTGCTGGTGGGGTAAAGCCAAACTATAACCATGAACAAGTTTTTCAAGTTGCAGATGCAAGAACAGTGAGGTCATTGACAAAATCAGCAGGTGCTTTACGATGCTCCCCACGATCTAGATGCTGAGGCAAaagtttgaagagaaaaatggaGCATCAACTTGATGGAGGCtgaatatagaaaatataaaataagtaaaacttATAAGAGTACATAGTTTTAGCACTATTGGTCTTGAATGCCGTTGTTGACTTAGCATGCCAAtggttttccttcttttgtatttttttgctcCCATCAATGATCAATTGTTATGTagttcccattaaaaaaaaaaaaaaatgttgtgcgGTTTTAAGACATAATATACTAATTATTTGAATATTTAGTGGACATTTTCCTTGtgaggacttttttttttaattttttttaattcatataatgacaccaaaaaaaaatattatatacttgGAAGTTATCTACCAGGTAAGACCTCCAAAAAAATAGTGTCACTTGAGCGGTTAGGTATGCACAATTGCTTTTtttaactaaagaaaaaaacaataagaaaaaaacaatagtGTTGCTGGAGCTATTGGGTATGCacatttgttttcttaaataaagaaaaaaaaaatgtccctTGAGCTGTTGGgtattcaaattctaaaaaaattgagtGGAGTTTATGGCGTAAGATGTTCCTTTGTATTAGAACCTCAACTCTTCTCTCCtgcatatatttattttttttttaaataaaaaataaatctatgaCATGGTTAAAATGAGAACCAATTAACATTTGTGGAGCCAttagttaaaagaaaaacttgtccAAAAATAAGACTACTTGAAACAGATTTGATCTAGCAGGACTAAAAAATGTACAGCCTAAAAACAATGATACAtagaacaatgaaaaaaaaatcaaatttccttcctcaaatatattgaagaaaccaatgatgaaaaaaaaaatttgaagggaCTAAGGAGGAAGATTTTACGAGATCAATGGAAAATAAGACGTTATTATTGCTTTTGTCTTCATTTCAACTCTGTAGTATGtactttccttaaaaaatgaaatggcATGGGACAACTTTCTTTACCTTTATACATGAATGCCTCTTCTTCAAAGTGTCCAACCTATTTCCTACTGTTTAACTTTGAACTTAGTATTCGTAAGTTGTAacttttgaactttgaactttgtttatatatttgtaattttgtactttcatttttattagtaatttcactaatttgtgtcaaaaattacttttttcaatttttttaatacatattaTGAATTATAATTATAGGTATATAACATATAGGATCTCAATTCTGATAACTTTAGTTAATATAACGTAACATATAGGAATACTACCAAAATGCTTAAGCTTATGGGTTTAGggtcaattatattatattaattagcttataaccccatgcatatatatggatatacttaaaataTACACATTAAAATGCATAGTATAATACTTAcgtatataatttaaatattattgatagtcattattatattttcttttttaactttttaaaaagtcttgtaagaatgttattaggtagaaaatgtaaattatctatttttaaaatatttttatgtttattaattctagactctttgggttttgtacacaataactcacttgaatggAGATTTATGATATAGTGCCACATTtgattcaaaaattaagaaataaaaccctctctaaaaataaataatttaggacacatgacacaaaattggactttaattgtaaaatctaattggattttctctaaactttacctattaatatatatatatatatatatatgacctctaaatttgaattgtttttagttatacaaaaaaaaaaaggctcttaaaaataaaatcattcaaactctctcttcctctaattttatatgtagtattagatatatgattatgttttttataatttatttatattggattccttgttttctacactaaattaactcatttggcacaaaaattaattaattttttattagatgggACATGTATATCTATATAGATGAAttataaacttgaattgtttttagtttcattaaaaaaaaaagactcataaatataaaatcattcaaaaattatgttttttatgatttacTTATATTAGACTCCtcattttttacattaaattaactcatttggcacaaattttttttttaaaaaaaaacttagattaaatGGGACATATGTCACAAAATcaaactctaattaaaattcaatttttacattgaattaactcatttggcacaaaattttaaaaacttagattagataagacacatggcgcaaaattatactctaattgaatttcaatttgaaatctaattgaattttctctctgttttacctattattatatactagtatgtaactccatgcaaacgcatggatgcatttaaaattaaataaaattttattataaaaatataaataattagacaaattaattttttttcaaagcatgtaacacatgcattcatgcatatatatagatacatttaaaattaatcacaatttttatcataaaatatagataattagtcaaattatttttttaaagtaaacgtaattaatcaaatattaaaattcttacctaaatgtaatactacttatgataaaaaaaatttctaatttttaataagaaagaACGTGtggtgattttgattttatttatcttttgagaaacatgtggtgatttttattgaatatatgtgatttttttttttttaataaaaattatagttctttgatattaaattcttagtattttgcacttatTAAGTCACttgacacaaagattaaaaacttaagtagacacatggcacaagcTTAAGTGGATAATCATGGTATAGTTCCCAAATAAATTTAGATACATGGCACACAAGtggattataatttcaaattctaattcaattttctctaaaatttacctattaatatatatatatatatagatgacttataaatttgaattttttttagttatatgattgtgttttttatggtttattatattggactcctcattttctacactaaattaactaatttgacacaaaaatttaaaatttagattagatggtacacgtggcacaaaattaaactctaattgaaattcaatttttacattaaattaattcatttggtacaaaattctaaaatttagattagatgagataCGTAGCGCAAAATTAGACattaattgaattccaatttgaaatttaattggattttctctttactttacctattattattattattattattattattattattattattattactatataGATTACTTTCTCCTATCATTATTTAATATGGGACTTCATTCATACATATATAACAACAATCTCCCCTTCACATAtgaggaaaattattgtgtactcccagAGCACCATAAATGCGTATTTTCTCCTCttacatgaatggtgggtcccattaattaaattcatggtgggactcACCACTCATGTGAGAGTGGAGAGTACGTATTTATgatactccgggagtacctaataattttcccatATATGAGTCCCCATCTCTTTGTGTGCCACGAACAAGTCCTACTAGCTCCCCCTTACCTATAAGTTCTTCCTTCACTAACGCATTATCCATGAGCTTCTTGTACACCATCCATGAAAACCACGTATTAGACACATACATCCACGCCCATGAGAGCCTCATGACACACCATTATTTAGCACCATTAGCAATACTCCTTTATTGGGCCTCTTTCTAGGATCATATGTGTGGGCTTTATGGACTTGCCTTGTGTGATGCACACTTATGTGAGCTCTAAGTAGTACATGAACCTCTCACCATGGTCTCTGCTCCAATTACAAAAGGGACCCATCTCCACTCCACTTGGAGCAAATGAGACTAACTTGTCACCTCGCTACTTTGCCACACACCACCATGGGTTATGATACTACTTGTTAGAGATATAGCAAATTGGAGAGGCTCCCATTAAAGTAGTTAATCTAACATATACGCTCTATTTGTTTCGTTGGAAAACCTtttgtaaagatagttttccacatttttcaatgtttggtagcacacaaaaaaatggtcaatggaaaactatctttagttAACGAAaaacactaataaaaataaggcttattttctagctataggttgttttccaaaaaaaaaaaaaaattggaaaacaatctctctctcacacattgcatctcctataaatattatctttatttgtaaccgcaggaaacataattttttgacgccttctctctctcatggtaagctctctcactttttctctcttccattttcttttctctcctcaGTCCTCGCACCCTTACTATCACTAACTCTAATCTCTCCTCTTCCCATagatctttctctctctctagctatATCTCTTTTCTTCATGTTTCTCTTCCCTTCTATAACACAATtttctaattagatttttttccccctcactGGTCGGTCAATAGCTCCTACTTGCAAAGGAGAACAGATTTGCAGtagtaattatttcattcctcaCTACCAAAATTCCAATTCATTGCTTTGagtttcaagcttgattttattttttctttaagaaatttttggtttgatggaTTCCCAGTAGAAGTTACTTATTTTTCGCACATAAaagtgcaaaaaataaaaaataaaaaagaagaatgaatgaagtaaaggcgaaaattttaaacatagtgCCTATATggctctaaattgcttttacattGGACAATATTTatagtaaattaataatattgttatataatgaattaTAATTGTTTAGGGGAATTGCATTTGTTAGTAAATACATTATGTAGTGATGatatattatacataatttGGAGTAATATTGAAAACTTGTGGTTAACCATagtagacaatttttttttttgaaagagtttcagcctatggcgtccgctcctgataatagctctttatcattaaatcaaaacaccaatcagtttttgatataagcggggattgaaccccagatttcttatacaaccatcagagactttaccagttgagctaactggaacccacaaccATAGTAGACAATTAGTATACTAGCAAAAAGAGTaaacaattaaaagttattgttatttgtaattattgaaGATGTACTCTCTTGtcaattatatatgtgtgtgtatacatgttgtaaattataaaagaaatataaattaaaaagttgcatatcaaacactaaaaacattcccaagctcattttcaaggtcattaccaaacactaaaaaatgagatagttttctagaaaatattctttgaaaaataaataatttttcagaAAACGTTAATGTTGAAACACAAAGCGATAGAGATACCATTTAATCCAAAATGCTTAATTGGGCCTAAACTCATAGGTTTAAAACCTTTTGGGCTAAATAGTATTCatttatgttatatttattaataCTCAATTGAAGACTCCTTAAGATATTATATCCCCTTAACAATAATATTATCCGATTCTCCCATTAAAAAAGAACTTAAGTTCAAATCATAtctttattatcaaaaattatcaaataaataattgaacagattatattctaaatatttagagtTCATTAATTCTTAGTTCTCTCCCTTTTGCCGAACTTTGGGGTTGATTCAATGGGAAAATCATCGTGAAA
This genomic stretch from Quercus lobata isolate SW786 chromosome 3, ValleyOak3.0 Primary Assembly, whole genome shotgun sequence harbors:
- the LOC115979461 gene encoding probable pectate lyase 4, with product MALKGVNIAILWHFALALVIVMLSTPNVSLAKKTKIIGLKMNAIDHCWRWNPDWRRNRQQLATCSVGYAGKMANNIGRGLTQYVVTDPSDNPINPKPGTLRYGTTMIKGKKWITFLRSMRIRLQKPLLISSFTTIDGRGANVHIAGNACLMIYKQSNIIIHGLRVHHCRSQPPSTVMGPDSKIISLGQVDGDAIRLVTASKVWLDHNTLYESEDGLLDVTRGSTDITISNNWFKNQDKVILLGHDDGFLRDKNMKVTVMYNHFGPNCNQRMPRIRFGYAHVVNNLYQGWMQYAIGGSMNPSVKSQANLFIAPKLGNKEVTWRNGEKGTWKFYSVNDVFENGARFIETGAGGVKPNYNHEQVFQVADARTVRSLTKSAGALRCSPRSRC